In Palaemon carinicauda isolate YSFRI2023 chromosome 1, ASM3689809v2, whole genome shotgun sequence, the genomic stretch ggtccaagctattcaggacctttcatataaactttctagaagctatggcagtgctccttaccttaaagaaagtctccccgcgtcactcgatccacataagattggtgatggacagcgaggtggttgtgagatgcttgaatcgacaagggtcgaggtcaccacctctcaaccaggtgatgttagccattttccgattggcggaaaagaagaagtggtacctgtcggcagttcaccttcaaggagtccgcaatgtgacagcggacgctctatccaggttcacaccgatagagtcggaatggtccttagacgcaggatcattctccttctttctgaatcaagtcccagaactgcagatagacctctttgcgacgaaagacaacaagaagttgccattgtacgtgtccccgtacgaggaccccttagcggaagcagtggacgcgatgtccctcgactggaaaagatggtccaggatttatctgttccctcctcacaaccttctgttgagggtcctcaacaaactgagatccttcaagggggtagcggcaatagtggtccacaagtggctgaacagtatgtggttctccttggtgttggaactacagatgaagtttgtgccgctaccacatccagttctgacccagcgagtccagaagtcgactgtctgcgcttcattacagaaaacccggaccctgcagctcatgattttctcgcccttgcggtgagaaagcgtttcgggatttcgaaagccagcatagacttcctagaggaatataagtgcaaatcgactagaaggcaatatgagtcatcttggagaaaatgggtggcctttgtaaaggcaaagaatccgcaggagatctcaacagacttctgcttatctttcttcatccacctccatggccaagggttggcagctaacacgatttcagtgtgtaaatctgctttgatgagacccattttatttgccttccagatcgacctaggtaacgagatctttaataaagttccgaaagcctgcgctaggttcagaccttcagcacctccaaagcccatctcatggtctttagacaaagttcttcatttcgcctccctgttgagcaatgaagaatgtgcgttaaaggatttgacgcaaaaagttattttcctatttgcactcacatccggggccagggttagtgagatcgtagccctctcgagagaggcaggtcgtgttcagttcctggatgggggggatctgaacctgtttccggatcctacgtttctcgccaagaatgagttacccaccaacaggtggggtccctggagaatctgccctctgaaagaagatgcatctctatgtctagtagaatgcctaaaggtctatcttcgtagaacttcagacttcaagggtggtcaactattcaggggagaaacatcaggctcaaatttatctctgaatcaactcagagcgaaaatcacatattttattcgcagagcggatcctgacagtacacccgcaggtcacgatccgaggaaagttgcctcatccctaaatttctttaattgtatggattttgaacatctccgttcatacacgggctggaagtcttccagggtgttctttcgccactatgcgaagcaagtagaggaacttaagagatctgtggtagcagtgggttgtgtagttaaccctactgtttaactctgcgaggaacagtggtcttaattgggacgattaagtccagggtgagtgtgtaggtacatactgtactacaaactaaatgaaggcaccaagtgcctacatagactgttccttctttcaaaggtgaacctagcataagtacagacatgtgtgccgagcgtttctaacgctaatgtgattgatttgtaatacagacttttatgacttgatacctcggtatcttattaaagtggcgtttaatggtttttctttcagataaacaagttctgtttactatcatacttatgcttaaagttttgggttatcctcttttatatatatatatatatatatatatatatatatatatatatatatatatatatatatatatatatatttgttgttaacctgtctgtttattgtctgtcaataaacttgttcttgagaaccttgcgtctctttcacctgtgtcaatttattggtataattgagcatttaattctatgtatcttatctgggataattctgatagaattgttctgttatgcaagctatgttgcattggtttatgtaagtcccctaatgggaggactccgtcccataaagggacgagggcggttttattagtttcttcctatgcggatataaacctttgtccaatacaagtattgtgcggattactggtcaatatatattgacgcagtggttctatacaaactatgctttacttaatatagggcgagaccactatattagcttgcctggtattcatacataggtatatgtactcttcgagacttttccagagtctagtaggactcttccctgtagggggcaggaagctctaacatagtttatagattagttgaaaagatgtataacggtaacatcttaggtctctaggtctagtcgaccgggaaaaaattacctccggggagtacggcacgttctgagaatccacagatacagtaatgctctggtacacttccatcaggacgacatggcttgagcccaaaaaacggattttgagcgaagcgaaaaatctatttttgggtgagatggccatgtcgtcctgatggacccgcccttgcctttctaagaaagggctgtaggacccctccctacatacagtatctgtagcacctcgtgtacgctacaaggaatacagatggcgccaggattggcgccaggcacgcatacgaatcgggggatagggaagccttgggagcggctcccctttttctttcccgaattcgtatctcgccaatcacctcctacgagacgaaatctctctccaggatgtagattgccatgtgacgtgtctagaatacgtcctctgacatgtcgcgatatccctttcacgagggatactcgctccaggagttagaattctggtaccttaaggtaaattctgtgggaatatcgccgtagttgtaatataccctaggaagctaccctataggaacttccatcaggacgacatggccatctcacccaaaaatagatttttcgcttcgctcaaaatccgttttatatatatatatatatatatatatatatatatatatatatatatatatatatatatatatatatatatatatatatatatatatatatatatatatatatatatatatatatatatatatatatatatatatatatatatatatatatatatatatatatatatatatatatatatatatatatatatatatactgaataactTATTCTGAAAATGAACATGTATATTTGTAAGTTAAGAGAGTGATGAGTCATCATCTGGTGACACTAActttttgtgtgtaaatattttcttttattttgctaaaTATCAACTTGCTTTGACTGGCACCTAACCTTTTTACACCTGACTTGACGTTAGTAACTTGTGGCTTGTTACACGTTAATAGTAATTTATATTGACAATTGTAACATATTTACGACTAATCTTATAATTATTTATACGAATGCAACACTATGACGGAATATGATTTAACGTTTTAGTTTAGCAGGGTTATGGACGGAATACAGTCCGAAAGCTCTGTGAAATGAAtaggaaaataagagaaataaggtCAAGATTACTATCACGTATAGTATTAAGAACTTCAAGCCCAGATTTCAAAATTACCTACAGGAAACTAGAAAAGGACCAaagtgaaaataataaaagtaagcAGTCATCTTTCGTTAACGAaaccggcaatatatatatatatatatatatatatatatatatatatatatatatatatatatatatatatatatgtatatatacatatatatatatgtatatatacatatatatatacatatatatatatatatatatatatataaatatatatatatatatatatatatatatatatatatttttatatatatacggtatatatatatatatatatatatatatatatatatatatatatacatacatatatatatacatatatatatatatatatatatatatatatatatatatatatatatatatatatatatatatatatatatatagataggtagatatacagtatatatacatatatacatatatatacacacatatatatatatatatatatatatatatatatttatatatatgtatatatatatatatatatatatatatatatatatatatatatatatatatatatatttatatatatatatgtatatatgtacatatacatattcatatatatataaatatatatttatatatatatatatatatatatataaatatatatttataaatatatatatatatatatatatatatatatatatatatatatatatatatatatttatatatatatatatatatatatatatatatatatatatatatatatatataaatatgtttcttATGAACACAATTATAAGCTTATTAAATGCAAAGGCCCTTCTGTCATCAATAATTCTAGGGCTACATCTTTATAGTTGTACATATGAATCTTCCTCttaagaaataagaatataaaatgaaagTCGGAATCTGCTTTTTGTTGTTTCTCTTCCAACGTGTGTCGATAGCTGTTTCAGACAAACCCTAAAGAGATTCTTCAGGGAATCTTTACAAATGAATAATTATCCTTATTTGATTGCGATACTTATATACAGACACAAAATGAAGAAATCCAAATGCACATGGAAATActatgaaaatttataaaatatttggtgatatatatatatatatatatatatatacatatatatatatatatatatatatatatatatatatatatatatttatatatatatatatatatatatatatatatatatatatatatttatatatatatatatatatatatttatatatatatatatatatatatatataaatatatatatacatatatatatatatatatatatatatatatatatatatatatatatatatatatatatatagttatatatatgtatatgtgtgtatatatatacattatatatatagatatatatgtagatatatatatatatatatatatatatatatatatatatatatatatatatatatatatgcatgtattttatatgggtgtatgtatgtatattgagagttgaatggcaggagagaactagaaatgaaactttaacagTGATATTTCGTGTACCAAAGGTAGATGAGATCaaggttaggggtagatggagatggttttggcaagTTCTTCGGATTCCacaaaagagattaattcaccagcTTTTAATTGGactaaacaaggcactagacaagtTGGGAGAACCAAGGCCTACGTAGCTGAGGATCAAGGAGcctgaagtaggggatgatgaatggagaactattgaattgaaTGCTCAAAAGAAGACGAATGGTGAAATCCAACCGATCCCTTTTTtatcaataagcgtaggagtatatattgatataaagagagagagagagagagagagagagagagagagagagagagagagagagagagagagagagagagagagagagagagagagagagagagataattttctgcATTTTCAGAAGTCTATTTTCGTAATTTTTTCAGAAAAAGGTTTCATATGAATAAAACTGTATAAGTGATTCCCAAATATTTTAGATAAAAGTTAGTAACCAAAAAAGAACTATCGAAAAACACCTTTGAAAAGATAAACTGATCTAAACAATGACTAAAAAAGGTAGGAATCAAGAACTAAAAAATCTGTTCCCCTTCGAGGGGTTGTCAGAGGGATTTTTCTACATGTCAGATATTTTCCTGCAGACATAAAATACTAAAACGTAGTTACAGTAGAGTTTATTTTGaattgttaggagagagagagagagagagagagagagagagagagagagagagagagagagagagagagagagagagacagagagagagagagagacctaatgttTCTGTTACTTCATTTCAACTTTTGATACGGCTGAATTCAAATACAGTAATCATATGATTTTCCTAATGTAATTAACATGTAATAATCACTATGCAATATAGTTAAAATAAATCAGATTCATGACtgttggagataaaaaaaaaatgctactgttATATACTCATCCATAAGCTTTCATGGTTATTAGAGCGTTTATTTCGATTATATGTACAAAGCATAAATTGAGCATAATTAAATACAGCCGAACCATAATCAATTCATATCTGTCTTTGGAACTAATTTGGGCATATGCCTAATGTTTGCTTTTATTCATATTAGTCATAGCTTTGAATTCTTGGCTGCGCCGGaatgattatcataaaaaaattacattatgttTCGGAGCCCATGGCAGAGAGAAATCGATATTAAAGATTATATACGGTTTTATTGAGCaaatgaaaattactattattagtgataagattataaaaaaaagacgACTAAGTCTTACAAAGATTTAAATGGGCTATATATTTGAAAATGGGATAATTTATATTAAGAATGCAAAGATTCCCGGCAAAATAACCAGTCCCACATCAAAGCACTGCCTtcagagggagtactggagaacaggtaaacacgaggcataggcacagcaacgtcctctcaaaaataaaatggctagaaaattattacctggactcagtctcccaacatgcctcctcacgagctatcaagctccccacacagctgcagAGACGAAAAGACGTGCTGAAAGGATGCAGAGATGCCCCTCCTGCGTCCGCTCGACCAGGAACAATTCCTGGACGACGGCCTGAGCacgcaggaagtccacacccaacaccacccaagtcaaggctgaaaagctcagatacaccgtggatggcagttcctgagcaaactACCCCAAAGGTAATTGCGAAGATCCGAGACGAGGTAATCCAAATAACAGCTGTAGTAAAAAGGCGTGGGAGGCATTCAAGTCTAGCCCGAGCTGTCCTTTATCCTTctctcctggcgaggaagaaaaccTTCTCCCCCATGACGACAGCATAAACACACTGACGAAGAAACTGCTAGTTAAACTCCATAATCCTTAGCAGCTAATTCATACTAcaataccggagaggaggccaacaaatgtctctggcaacaCTGTCTTGTCAAATCTTAAAATTTAAgattattacggtaatacctaataccttcctccccgaagaaaaaaaaattacaccataATACAACAAACAactacaaacattttttttttttttagatagaagaCCCGAGAAAAAAACACACTAAAGACTATATTAGTTAGATACAAAAAATTCATAAACAACAATGATTAACCCCTGAAACAAAATGCCAGTTAGTCATAACACAAACCAAATTTGCAAGACTAACCAAAGAGttcataacaaaaatgataatcacCTGACATAAAATTACTGATAGCCTGAAACCTAACATACCAACCCATTTTGAGTAAACGAACTGGGCAGCGCTTGAGGAGGGATAGGCAAAACATGTTTAATTAAGACCAGGATAGAGCATCAGGAATCTTATTTTCTGATCCTTTCACGTGTTAAATTAATAGATTAAACTCCTGTAGGAAAAGCGCCCATTGCAAAATTCTTTGGTTAGCTCCTCTCATCCGTTCGATGAACACCAACGGGTTGTGATATGTCCAGAtttccactggaaaagaaaaattagttacaTTGGGTTTAAAATAATTCAAACATCGACCAAAGAGAGAGCTTCTTTTCGATTGTCGAATACCGCATCTCAGCTGCCAACAACTTTTTGCTGAAGTAAGACATTGGATGAACTTCTCCATGTTCTTTCTGTTGGAAAAGAACACCTCCTATACCCACGTCACTAGCATCAACAGCATTGATAAATGGGTTGTGATAATTGGGAGCAGTTAAAATAGGATTAGTCACCAATACCAACCTTAGTTGATTAAAAGCCCTTTCACACTGATCAGACCCTAagaattattttcccttttctaaCATACTGGTAAGAGGCTGAGCCACATCAGAGTAATTACGGGCAAACCGGCGGTAATACCCTGTCATGTCaaacactcttcttacctctctaacattaacaGGTCTTTTCTAACTTttaatagcctcgaggttagcttgctttGGAGCCACCTGACCAAAACCAACCTTGTGAcctaaataacaaaccttggcctgcccTATTTCACACTTGGCCAAATTAATTACAATGCTAGCACGCCTTagagcttcaaaaaccttacgaaaCCTTGCTATATGGGTATGCCAGTCATCACTATATATCCCCAAAtcgtcaatataaatttcagttccttcCAGATCGCAAATAACCCTATTCATTAGCCTCTGAAAGGAGCaagcagcattcttcatgccaaagggCCTAACCTTACATTCGTAAAGTCCGAAAGGAGTGACAACGGCAGGTATCTCACGCGCACGATCGGACAAAGGAAGCTGCCAGTACCctttcaacaaatctaatttagttaTAAACTTGGCAGACCCTATCCGAtccagacagtcatcaatacggGGTAATGGAAATGAATCGTCTTTGGTGTGGGCATTCACCTTCCGATAATCCACAGACATACAGAACTTACCATCATCCTTTTTTACCAGTACTACAGGAGAACTCCAGGTACTCACTGATGGCTGAATAAGGTCATGCCTCAACATATGATTAATCTCCTTACGGACCAAATCCAATTTTACCGGATTCAGACGGTAAGGACTCTGTTTAACAGGGGAAGCAACCCCCCCCATCAATATCATGGCTCAAAACCTGGGTTCTACCTGGGGCATCCTGAAACAGGTATGGAAAAGAATGGATTAACTTCAGCACTTCTTTTCTTTGGTTAATATCTAAATTATCTAAATTACCTGTCAATAGttctaaattttgcatattttccccTAATGCATCCAATGTGACCTGACACACTAAATCATCGGACTCCTCCGGAGATACATCAATTACCACTAACACCGTTTCACACAAGATAGTTAAGGGATTACCCCTTTTACTCACATAAGGTTTTAAACGATTGATATGAAAAACTTTACATTTACGACTTAAACCAGGAGACTTCACCTAATAGTTAACATCACACAACTTCCTCAGAACCTTCTAAggacccttataccttggctcgagAAAACAGTCTGGTTCCATACTCAGTACTAACACTATTTCCCCAGGTTCGAATGAACGAACCTTaacctttttatcaaaattttccttcattcgGGATTTAGATAGTTTCAAATTCTCCCTAGCAAACTTCCATGCACTCAACATCCTAGACCTTAAGTCTTCCCCCAATCCTCCAACTTTTACTTCCCTATTTTGGCTGGATTTTAACACTTCAAACATAATTTCCAATGGTCCTCGaactttgtgcccaaataccaactcaaaaGGAGCTACACCTGTTGAAGAATTAGGATGACTTCTAATGGCAAAGAGGGAGAAAGGAAGGTCTTTGTCCCACTCGCTACCAGAGTCATGACAATGTTCTTTTAGTACAgattttagggtttgatgaaacctttccaccaaaccctgactctccggatgatatggtATGCTGGtattgtgctgaatggccagttcagcacacttacccctaaataccttactcgtgaaatttgtcCCACAGTCTTtttgaattacacgagggagaccatacctagaAAAGAagtccattaatttttcaaaagcaattatagaagtaatacgcctcataggtatagcttcaggaaaacgaGACGCTCTATCCTtaatagttaataaatatacaaaacccgttttagtcttgggtaaaggacctaccacatcaataacTAACTCTGAAAAAGGTTTACCTATGGCCGGTATAGGATGCAATGTGGCTTTAGGAATACACTGGTTCGGCTTCCCCATGACTTGACAAGTGTCGCACTCTCGGATAAACTGTTTTACACTCATTCTCATTCCAGGCCACCCGAAACATCTAGGTAAACTATGGAAAGTTTTCAACATTCCCAAATGATCTGAAAAAAAATTGTGTGAGCCAATTCCAACATAGATATTCTGAACTGAAGTGGCACAACTATCTGTTCAATACAAACAATATTATTTGCCTCACCAGTGGCGGGACGACTAAACCTGTATAATAGACCTTCTAGAATCCCAAACCTAGGCTTAGTTAGATCATCAACATCAcgtaactcaaaattaaattcgtCTTTCTGAGCTTTAATGGAAGCAGCTTGGTCAAAGTTAAAATGGTTAACTACATCACTTCCACTACTTTCTACTGACCCGGGCCTTTCTAAATCTAACTCTATACTACTTAATAAtaagtcatcatcattatctccatcaAATAAATTAGCAGCTCTTGCTGTGGAGCGAGTAGTTATAGCTAGAGAACAGACATTAACCGACAATATGGGGAACAGCTCCCGACCTTCCCCATCCAGCATGTCATTCCCCAGGATACCAACTATTCCAGGGATAGGcaaactatccaccacagccaattcCGTTATTCGACTGTATCCTGCAAAGGACAAGTGGACATTAATCAACGGAGCCGACACAACTGAGTCTAGGAAACCTCCCAATACTACAAAATTCCCTGTATGATTAATGTCACTACTTAAAGTAGTTTTTACAGCCAACGACCGCACAGAACCGGTGTCCCTAAGAAATTTAACCTGGACAACACGGTTATCATAAATCAACTTATCAGGCTATACATATTTGTCAAAATCAAGTCATGCTTGAGCATTAGGAACATTTTGAACTTTGCTACTTACACTACTACTGTCTCCTACAGATCTGTCTACAATACTAATATCTACATTAGACCTATCAGGAATTAGAGCTACAGGACTTCGACCATTAAGTTCCAGGTAATGTTGACGAGCATGGCATTGGCAATGCCCTGGCTTGTTACACCAATAGCAAGTTCCTCGACGACATGAACCTCTGTTTTCCTGATTATTAGGCCCGGTATTACCTACATTAGGGTAACTTCTATTAACCAGAACTCTAGGGGTAGGAGACACTCCTTGAACTCTAGGAATTAGGATTAACATTATTTCTATGGATATGGGGACTTCACGAAGATGTATTTCC encodes the following:
- the LOC137639710 gene encoding uncharacterized protein, translating into MKALVTRKEVLMLVLSKVSQHMADAEHLINDKEDDLGGVSEGSEEVESDKVPLKVVGTCPIIRVLPFSNVPRTHPPSNALGESEADQEFKLISMHIELRKLEFEESEWDRRQEREMANIKLEMARLQSANWASSPRIGLEEKLNLGAELKLVTMFDDKNVPQFYKAFERVATRLSWPTELWTVLIQCRLVGKAIRVYNALEEGVAEDSHKVKSLVLEAYDLAPEAYRLRFRNFNKHPAQSFVEFARIKEEQFDGRVQGVSPTPRVLVNRSYPNVGNTGPNNQENRGSCRRGTCYWCNKPGHCQCHARQHYLELNGRSPVALIPDRSNVDISIVDRSVGDSSSVKFLRDTGSVRSLAVKTTLSSDINHTGNFVVLGGFLDSVVSAPLINVHLSFAGYSRITELAVVDSLPIPGIVGILGNDMLDGEGRELFPILSVNVCSLAITTRSTARAANLFDGDNDDDLLLSSIELDLERPGSVESSGSDVVNHFNFDQAASIKAQKDEFNFELRDVDDLTKPRFGILEGLLYRFSRPATDHLGMLKTFHSLPRCFGWPGMRMSVKQFIRECDTCQVMGKPNQCIPKATLHPIPAIGKPFSEYGLPRVIQKDCGTNFTSKVFRGKCAELAIQHNTSIPYHPESQGLVERFHQTLKSVLKEHCHDSGSEWDKDLPFSLFAIRSHPNSSTGVAPFELVFGHKVRGPLEIMFEVLKSSQNREVKVGGLGEDLRSRMLSAWKFARENLKLSKSRMKENFDKKVKVRSFEPGEIVLVLSMEPDCFLEPRYKGP